In the Kribbella sp. NBC_00482 genome, one interval contains:
- a CDS encoding ABC transporter substrate-binding protein: MRSSVSKVVALAAAGALVLAACSSDKSGKGAANETSADGKVVIDTFTPSDQSTNMDTNAVTKVISDKFKIQFRWQTTTYDAGPAKEKRQISLASGDYPDLFFLIPWIDAFTQAEVLKLGQQGIAVPLEDLIKENAPNIQKALDSNKEYKEMSTAPDGHIYALPQWADCFHCTYPDKLWINSTWLKKLGLQAPKTTDDLRKVLEAFKTKDPNGNGKADEIPMTTDPQDSSLIAYLMNAFAYDPVGANNGVRSLLTLNGDKVTTPVTSDQWKEGLKYIHGLYKDGLIDQAAFTQNAQALQAQGNNPKAVVLGSVPVLWPGIFVQLDSKDGRDKQYDAVPPLTGPEGKSYTGYNHPTSTGYTFMLTNKASKEAQVAAIKMLDWIYSDEGQMITNMGPEGVGWTKPAAGDIALDASTKALYKPKQDAPKNISWGALGQYNNTLAFRNAQVVPKDIYTGAGLERRLWEATKQYEGHEDKAQWFPSTFVWPDPSLSGELATLQTNLNTYVNQNQLAFITGSKNLDTDWDAYVKGLESTGMPRYLEINQQAYDKYKSGSK; the protein is encoded by the coding sequence ATGCGCTCATCCGTGAGCAAGGTCGTGGCGCTGGCAGCAGCCGGCGCGCTCGTCCTGGCCGCCTGCAGTTCGGACAAGTCCGGCAAGGGTGCGGCGAACGAGACCTCGGCGGACGGCAAGGTCGTCATCGACACCTTCACGCCGTCCGACCAGAGCACCAACATGGACACCAACGCGGTGACCAAGGTCATCAGCGACAAGTTCAAGATCCAGTTCCGCTGGCAGACCACGACGTACGACGCCGGACCGGCCAAGGAGAAGCGGCAGATCTCGCTGGCCAGCGGCGACTACCCGGACCTGTTCTTCCTGATCCCGTGGATCGACGCGTTCACCCAGGCGGAGGTGCTGAAGCTCGGTCAGCAGGGCATCGCCGTACCGCTCGAGGACCTGATCAAGGAGAACGCGCCGAACATCCAGAAGGCGCTGGACTCCAACAAGGAGTACAAGGAGATGTCGACCGCGCCCGACGGTCACATCTACGCGCTCCCGCAGTGGGCGGACTGCTTCCACTGCACGTACCCGGACAAGCTGTGGATCAACAGCACCTGGCTGAAGAAGCTCGGCCTGCAGGCGCCCAAGACCACCGACGACCTGCGCAAGGTGCTCGAGGCGTTCAAGACCAAGGACCCGAACGGCAACGGCAAGGCCGACGAGATCCCGATGACGACCGACCCGCAGGACAGCAGCCTGATCGCGTACCTGATGAACGCGTTCGCCTACGACCCGGTCGGCGCGAACAACGGCGTCCGGTCGCTGCTCACGCTGAACGGCGACAAGGTCACCACGCCGGTGACGTCGGACCAGTGGAAGGAAGGCCTGAAGTACATCCACGGCCTCTACAAGGACGGCCTGATCGACCAGGCCGCGTTCACCCAGAACGCGCAGGCGCTGCAGGCCCAGGGCAACAACCCGAAGGCCGTCGTACTGGGCTCCGTGCCGGTGCTGTGGCCGGGCATCTTCGTCCAGCTGGACTCGAAGGACGGCCGCGACAAGCAGTACGACGCCGTACCGCCGCTGACCGGTCCGGAGGGCAAGAGCTACACCGGGTACAACCACCCGACCTCGACCGGGTACACGTTCATGCTGACCAACAAGGCCAGCAAGGAGGCCCAGGTCGCGGCGATCAAGATGCTCGACTGGATCTACAGCGACGAGGGCCAGATGATCACCAACATGGGCCCGGAGGGTGTCGGCTGGACCAAGCCCGCTGCCGGTGACATCGCGCTCGACGCCAGCACCAAGGCGCTGTACAAGCCGAAGCAGGACGCGCCGAAGAACATCAGCTGGGGCGCGCTCGGCCAGTACAACAACACGCTGGCCTTCCGGAACGCGCAGGTCGTGCCGAAGGACATCTACACCGGCGCCGGCCTGGAGCGGCGGCTGTGGGAGGCGACCAAGCAGTACGAGGGTCACGAGGACAAGGCGCAGTGGTTCCCGTCGACGTTCGTCTGGCCGGACCCGAGCCTGAGCGGCGAACTCGCCACGCTGCAGACCAACCTGAACACGTACGTGAACCAGAACCAGTTGGCCTTCATCACCGGTTCGAAGAACCTCGACACCGACTGGGACGCCTACGTGAAGGGTCTCGAGAGCACCGGCATGCCGCGGTACCTGGAGATCAACCAGCAGGCCTACGACAAGTACAAGTCCGGGAGCAAGTAG
- a CDS encoding ABC transporter permease, giving the protein MSATFEVKPAPAAPAPPAAATVRKPPRTSRRTQARRSLRRHWQLYLLIVVPLAYFVIFKYVPIANAVIAFKNYSPIKGPWGSDWVGFRNFELFFQNPVFWTLVKNTFLLSVYTVLASFPIPIILAIALNEIRNGRFKKTVQLVTYAPYFISTVVVVSMTILVLSPRLGFVNDAIGLFGVPSVDFLGNPDYFRHIYVWSDVWQTTGYSAVIYLAALSGIDPALHESARIDGASRLQRIRNVDLPGIMPTAVIILVLGVGNIMSIGFEKAFLLQNPLNTAQSEIIATYVYKTGLLNADFSMATAIGLFNSVINLFLLLGVNFAAKRITGNGLWS; this is encoded by the coding sequence GTGAGCGCAACCTTCGAGGTGAAACCGGCACCGGCGGCACCGGCGCCGCCGGCCGCAGCGACCGTCCGGAAACCACCGCGAACGAGTCGCCGGACGCAGGCCCGGCGCAGTCTCCGGCGGCACTGGCAGCTCTACCTGCTGATCGTCGTGCCGCTCGCGTACTTCGTGATCTTCAAGTACGTCCCGATCGCGAACGCCGTGATCGCGTTCAAGAACTACAGCCCGATCAAGGGCCCGTGGGGCAGCGACTGGGTCGGCTTCCGCAACTTCGAACTGTTCTTCCAGAACCCGGTGTTCTGGACCCTGGTGAAGAACACGTTCCTGCTGTCGGTCTACACGGTGCTCGCCAGCTTCCCGATCCCGATCATCCTGGCGATCGCGCTGAACGAGATCCGCAACGGCCGCTTCAAGAAGACCGTCCAGCTCGTCACGTACGCGCCGTACTTCATCTCCACCGTGGTCGTGGTCTCGATGACGATCCTGGTGCTGTCGCCGCGGCTCGGGTTCGTCAACGACGCGATCGGGCTGTTCGGCGTACCGTCGGTCGACTTCCTCGGGAACCCTGACTACTTCCGGCACATCTACGTCTGGTCCGACGTGTGGCAGACCACCGGGTACTCCGCGGTGATCTACCTGGCCGCGCTGTCCGGGATCGATCCGGCGCTGCACGAGTCGGCGCGGATCGACGGCGCCAGCCGGCTGCAGCGGATCCGGAACGTCGATCTGCCCGGCATCATGCCGACTGCCGTGATCATCCTGGTGCTCGGCGTCGGCAACATCATGTCGATCGGGTTCGAGAAGGCCTTCCTGCTGCAGAACCCGCTGAACACCGCGCAGTCCGAGATCATCGCCACCTACGTCTACAAGACCGGTCTGCTGAACGCCGACTTCAGCATGGCGACCGCCATCGGGCTCTTCAACTCGGTGATCAACCTGTTCTTGCTGCTCGGCGTGAACTTCGCCGCCAAGCGCATCACCGGAAACGGACTCTGGTCATGA
- a CDS encoding carbohydrate ABC transporter permease yields the protein MSITLQGFRRTTSKRSERTTIEETRTDKIFLLGVKIMLWIALLLVAVPLIYIVANSFSSPSAVSAGRVLLWPIEPSLKAYKEAFSDPLIMKGYLNSFIYAIGGTLISVTLTIAIAYPLSRRTFFGRNVIMSVLIFTMLFSGGLIPTYLVVQDLGLLNTRWAMVIPSAIGVWQVIIARTFFRSTIPDELHEAATIDGASDLRFLWSVVLPLSKPVIAVIALMYAIFQWNSYFDALIYLKDPGLYPLQIVLRNVLILNTLTGSTTTTSLAQQLEQQQLANVLKYALIVISSLPVLIIYPFVARHFTKGVMVGAVKG from the coding sequence ATGAGCATCACGTTGCAAGGCTTCCGCCGTACGACGAGCAAGCGGTCGGAGCGCACCACGATCGAGGAGACGCGTACCGACAAGATCTTCCTGCTCGGCGTGAAGATCATGCTCTGGATCGCGCTGCTCCTGGTCGCGGTACCGCTGATCTACATCGTCGCGAACTCGTTCAGCAGCCCGTCGGCGGTGAGCGCCGGCCGGGTGCTGCTGTGGCCGATCGAGCCGAGCCTGAAGGCGTACAAGGAGGCCTTCAGCGATCCGCTGATCATGAAGGGCTACCTGAACTCGTTCATCTACGCGATCGGCGGGACCCTGATCAGCGTCACGCTGACGATCGCGATCGCGTACCCGTTGTCCCGCCGGACGTTCTTCGGCCGGAACGTGATCATGAGCGTGCTGATCTTCACCATGCTGTTCTCCGGCGGCCTGATCCCGACGTACCTGGTGGTCCAGGACCTCGGGCTGTTGAACACCCGCTGGGCGATGGTGATCCCGAGCGCGATCGGGGTCTGGCAGGTGATCATCGCGCGGACGTTCTTCCGCAGCACGATCCCCGACGAGCTGCACGAGGCGGCCACCATCGACGGGGCGAGCGACCTGCGGTTCCTGTGGTCGGTCGTGCTGCCGCTGTCCAAGCCGGTGATCGCCGTGATCGCGCTGATGTACGCGATCTTCCAGTGGAACAGCTACTTCGACGCGCTGATCTACCTCAAGGACCCCGGCCTGTACCCGTTGCAGATCGTGCTGCGGAACGTGCTGATCCTGAACACCCTCACCGGGTCCACCACCACGACGAGTCTGGCCCAGCAGCTCGAACAGCAACAGCTGGCCAACGTCCTCAAGTACGCGCTCATCGTCATCTCGAGTCTGCCCGTACTGATCATCTACCCGTTCGTCGCCCGCCACTTCACCAAGGGCGTAATGGTCGGCGCGGTCAAGGGCTGA